One region of Triticum aestivum cultivar Chinese Spring chromosome 6B, IWGSC CS RefSeq v2.1, whole genome shotgun sequence genomic DNA includes:
- the LOC123136460 gene encoding probable glutathione S-transferase GSTU6 isoform X2, translated as MAGRDDLKLLGTWPSPFVTRVKLALALKGLSYEDVEEDLYKKSELLLKSNPVHKKIPVLIHNGAPVCESMIILQYIDEVFAGTGPSLLPADPYERAIARFWMAYVDDKLVAPWRQWLRGKTEEEKSKGKKQAFAAVEILEGALRECSKGGGFFGGDGVGLVDVALGGVLSWMKVTEVLFRATALIRMWSLLTPTEANERLLLDLSGGRW; from the exons ATGGCCGGACGAGATGACCTGAAGCTGCTCGGCACATGGCCAAGCCCGTTTGTTACCAGGGTGAAGCTGGCACTCGCCCTGAAGGGCCTGAGCTACGAGGACGTGGAGGAGGACCTGTACAAGAAGAGCGAGCTTCTCCTCAAGTCCAACCCGGTGCACAAGAAGATACCAGTGCTCATCCACAACGGCGCCCCGGTCTGCGAGTCCATGATCATTCTGCAGTACATCGACGAAGTGTTCGCCGGCACCGGCCCGTCCCTTCTCCCAGCGGACCCCTACGAGCGCGCCATTGCTCGCTTCTGGATGGCCTACGTTGACGACAAG CTGGTAGCCCCATGGAGGCAGTGGTTGAGGGGCAAGACAGAGGAGGAGAAATCCAAGGGAAAGAAGCAGGCGTTCGCGGCGGTGGAGATTCTTGAAGGAGCCCTGAGGGAATGCTCCAAGGGAGGGGGCTTCTTCGGCGGCGACGGCGTAGGGCTCGTCGACGTAGCGCTGGGAGGCGTGCTGTCGTGGATGAAAGTGACCGAG gttttattccgagccactgcgctgatccgtatgtggtcgttactcactccgacggaggccaacGAGCGTTTGTTACTGGATCTAtctggtgggagatggtag
- the LOC123136460 gene encoding probable glutathione S-transferase GSTU6 isoform X1: MAGRDDLKLLGTWPSPFVTRVKLALALKGLSYEDVEEDLYKKSELLLKSNPVHKKIPVLIHNGAPVCESMIILQYIDEVFAGTGPSLLPADPYERAIARFWMAYVDDKLVAPWRQWLRGKTEEEKSKGKKQAFAAVEILEGALRECSKGGGFFGGDGVGLVDVALGGVLSWMKVTEVLSGDKIFEAAIAFNITPSNSVSTLFGTCLVGIESETARHILVGVCAFLRAIWNCRNDSVFNRTTNIYFLQVLFRATALIRMWSLLTPTEANERLLLDLSGGRW; this comes from the exons ATGGCCGGACGAGATGACCTGAAGCTGCTCGGCACATGGCCAAGCCCGTTTGTTACCAGGGTGAAGCTGGCACTCGCCCTGAAGGGCCTGAGCTACGAGGACGTGGAGGAGGACCTGTACAAGAAGAGCGAGCTTCTCCTCAAGTCCAACCCGGTGCACAAGAAGATACCAGTGCTCATCCACAACGGCGCCCCGGTCTGCGAGTCCATGATCATTCTGCAGTACATCGACGAAGTGTTCGCCGGCACCGGCCCGTCCCTTCTCCCAGCGGACCCCTACGAGCGCGCCATTGCTCGCTTCTGGATGGCCTACGTTGACGACAAG CTGGTAGCCCCATGGAGGCAGTGGTTGAGGGGCAAGACAGAGGAGGAGAAATCCAAGGGAAAGAAGCAGGCGTTCGCGGCGGTGGAGATTCTTGAAGGAGCCCTGAGGGAATGCTCCAAGGGAGGGGGCTTCTTCGGCGGCGACGGCGTAGGGCTCGTCGACGTAGCGCTGGGAGGCGTGCTGTCGTGGATGAAAGTGACCGAGGTGCTGTCCGGTGACAAGATTTTCGAGGCCGCCATTGCTTTTAACATTACTCCTTCAAATTCTGTtagtacgttatttggaacgtgtcttgttgggatagagtccgaaacagctagacacattcttgtaggagtatgtgcttttttgagggcaatttggaactgcagaaatgattcggtttttaacagaacaacaaatatttattttttgcaggttttattccgagccactgcgctgatccgtatgtggtcgttactcactccgacggaggccaacGAGCGTTTGTTACTGGATCTAtctggtgggagatggtag